A window of Campylobacter pinnipediorum subsp. pinnipediorum contains these coding sequences:
- a CDS encoding autotransporter outer membrane beta-barrel domain-containing protein, with translation MKISQFLSAVAISACLTNSLFAETYFEEARVTLLTIALQKYGDNIEKMMSNIDKDTNGLKGIVVQYLIQFALVKDDEIKAESLSQKDNNDALLIYSALKHGYETTNDWLKENIEDPLNEMLKNPEKIVNATLQKLNGSFNTNGINLGLGEGSINSNKNVTQLNEDFIKKHKTEIKSKLDDFINTFHTKLKKNVEVVSKKIEEKSSNDAGLKSELEKLKEQKVKIEKKEKEIQERLEREEREKLEREKQERERLERERLERERLERERLERERLEREEREKQEKIEKEKEFKSKFSTKDSIQSSIYDLTKDNQNLRQIFETMSKDQIQTFSNEIKQTTQDISSNISENLSTQIVDFNSEITTQTRLAQLSNPFNKDLALAKAINALKDMRFVSNNDNAMANVVKEYTDRFAYNNSLWASALGGQTRSQNNIKSSLYGFAIGYDRTFDSTIVGNYINYAKTKTKNDSFDNKADNYQIGVYTRSYVNNNEIDTKVSIGKSKNKLTRDIKIPNNALVSQKSKYDTKSLTFDLSYGYVVATKNNSFIKPFIGASYSYLKNNEFKEDGLFAMKFSGSNSKILNASAGIEFRTYLENGNYFFITPSLQKEIYKKTKDSIVRFIGSDKDIILATNNKKSTYVSLITGAQVNLTQNLSANMIIGAKAKSKEKLYNATIGLRYKF, from the coding sequence ATGAAAATTTCTCAATTTTTAAGTGCTGTTGCTATTAGTGCCTGTTTAACAAATTCTTTATTTGCAGAAACATATTTTGAAGAGGCAAGAGTAACTCTTCTTACTATTGCGCTACAAAAATATGGTGATAATATAGAAAAGATGATGTCAAATATCGATAAAGATACAAATGGTCTCAAAGGAATTGTTGTTCAATATTTAATTCAATTTGCACTTGTAAAAGATGATGAAATAAAAGCCGAAAGTCTTTCTCAAAAAGATAATAACGACGCTCTTTTGATATATAGTGCTTTAAAACATGGATATGAAACTACTAATGATTGGCTTAAAGAAAATATAGAAGATCCTTTAAATGAGATGTTAAAAAATCCTGAAAAGATAGTTAATGCTACACTTCAAAAACTTAATGGAAGCTTTAATACTAATGGAATTAATCTAGGATTAGGAGAAGGTTCAATTAATTCTAACAAAAATGTTACACAATTAAATGAAGATTTTATAAAAAAACATAAAACAGAGATCAAAAGCAAACTAGATGATTTTATAAATACATTTCATACCAAACTTAAAAAAAACGTAGAGGTTGTTAGTAAAAAGATTGAAGAAAAATCAAGCAATGATGCTGGATTAAAATCAGAATTAGAAAAACTGAAAGAACAAAAAGTAAAAATTGAGAAAAAAGAAAAAGAAATACAAGAAAGACTTGAAAGAGAAGAGAGAGAAAAACTTGAAAGAGAAAAACAAGAAAGAGAAAGACTTGAAAGAGAAAGACTTGAAAGAGAAAGACTTGAAAGAGAAAGACTTGAAAGAGAAAGACTTGAAAGAGAAGAAAGAGAAAAGCAAGAAAAAATAGAGAAAGAAAAAGAATTTAAATCTAAATTTTCTACAAAAGATAGCATTCAAAGTTCAATTTATGATTTAACAAAAGACAATCAAAATTTAAGACAAATATTTGAAACTATGAGCAAAGATCAAATTCAAACTTTCTCTAATGAAATAAAACAAACAACACAAGATATATCCAGCAATATATCAGAAAATTTATCTACTCAAATAGTTGATTTTAATTCAGAAATAACAACTCAAACAAGACTAGCACAACTAAGCAATCCTTTTAACAAAGATCTAGCGCTTGCAAAAGCTATCAATGCCTTAAAAGATATGAGATTTGTTTCAAATAATGATAATGCAATGGCTAATGTAGTAAAAGAATACACAGATAGATTTGCATACAATAATAGTTTATGGGCTTCTGCTTTAGGAGGTCAAACAAGATCTCAAAACAATATAAAATCAAGTCTTTATGGTTTTGCTATAGGTTATGATAGAACATTTGATAGCACAATAGTAGGAAATTATATAAATTATGCAAAAACAAAAACAAAAAATGATAGTTTTGATAATAAAGCAGATAACTATCAAATAGGTGTATACACTAGAAGTTATGTGAATAATAATGAGATAGATACAAAAGTATCCATAGGAAAATCTAAAAATAAATTAACAAGAGATATCAAAATACCAAACAATGCATTAGTATCACAAAAAAGCAAATATGATACAAAATCACTAACATTTGATTTAAGCTATGGTTATGTTGTAGCAACTAAAAATAATAGTTTTATAAAACCTTTTATAGGTGCTTCATATAGTTATTTGAAAAATAATGAATTTAAAGAAGATGGATTGTTTGCTATGAAATTCAGTGGTTCAAATTCTAAGATACTTAATGCAAGCGCTGGAATTGAGTTTAGAACATATTTAGAAAATGGAAACTACTTTTTTATAACACCTTCTTTACAAAAAGAAATTTATAAAAAAACAAAAGATAGCATTGTTAGATTTATAGGCTCAGATAAAGATATAATCCTAGCAACAAATAACAAAAAATCAACATATGTTTCTTTGATAACAGGAGCACAAGTAAATTTAACACAAAATTTATCTGCTAATATGATAATTGGCGCAAAAGCTAAATCGAAAGAAAAACTATATAATGCAACAATAGGACTTAGATATAAGTTTTGA
- a CDS encoding argininosuccinate synthase domain-containing protein, whose protein sequence is MKALALFSGGLDSMLAIKLITDQGIDVVALHMDTGFGVDEEKFHVLKRRAELAGAKFKVVDIKNKYLQEVLFTPKFGYGKQFNPCIDCHGHMFKVALAMLEEESASFVITGEVIGQRPMSQRREALNQVKKLASDDEDLVLRPMCAKLLNPTKPEREGWVDREKLLDFSGRDRKPQLALAKEFGFKDYATPGGGCLLTVESFAVKIKEYLKFDKDMRDIDVTWLKLGRHLRLKNGAKMVIGRDENDNKMLLNSPNDKFHMISFLDDIVGAVSFIDKNADDEDLNFACRLALAYTKAPKDKSVNIKVGDKNLEVIPFEDKAIAQNFFVK, encoded by the coding sequence ATGAAAGCATTGGCGTTATTTAGTGGTGGTCTTGATAGTATGCTTGCTATTAAGCTGATTACAGATCAAGGTATAGATGTAGTTGCACTTCATATGGATACAGGTTTTGGTGTAGATGAAGAAAAGTTTCATGTTTTAAAAAGAAGAGCCGAGTTAGCTGGAGCTAAGTTTAAGGTAGTGGATATAAAAAATAAATACCTTCAAGAGGTACTTTTTACACCTAAATTTGGCTATGGAAAGCAGTTTAATCCCTGTATAGATTGCCACGGACATATGTTCAAGGTTGCACTTGCTATGCTTGAAGAAGAGAGTGCAAGTTTTGTTATAACTGGTGAAGTTATAGGTCAAAGACCTATGAGCCAAAGAAGAGAAGCTTTAAATCAGGTAAAAAAACTTGCAAGTGATGATGAAGATCTTGTTCTTAGACCTATGTGTGCAAAGCTTTTAAACCCTACAAAACCAGAGAGAGAAGGGTGGGTTGATAGAGAAAAATTACTTGATTTTAGTGGTAGAGATAGAAAACCACAATTAGCTCTTGCTAAGGAATTTGGCTTTAAAGATTATGCTACACCGGGCGGGGGTTGTTTGCTTACTGTTGAGAGTTTTGCTGTTAAAATAAAAGAGTATTTGAAATTTGATAAAGATATGAGAGATATAGATGTAACTTGGCTAAAGCTAGGTCGCCATTTACGCTTAAAAAATGGTGCAAAAATGGTCATAGGAAGAGATGAAAATGACAATAAAATGCTCTTAAACTCACCAAATGATAAATTTCACATGATAAGCTTTTTAGATGATATAGTAGGTGCCGTTAGCTTTATTGATAAAAATGCCGATGATGAGGATTTGAACTTTGCTTGTAGATTGGCACTTGCTTATACAAAAGCCCCAAAAGATAAGTCTGTAAATATCAAAGTAGGGGATAAAAACTTAGAGGTTATACCTTTTGAAGATAAGGCTATAGCTCAAAATTTCTTCGTAAAATGA
- the dnaG gene encoding DNA primase: MIEQKSIDRLLEQVDIVDVVSHYVDVQKSGANYKCVCPFHDDRNPSMSISPQRQIYHCFSCKAGGNAIKFIMDFEKLNYPEAIEKLASISNFTLEYTNNNSKPIQNKQILENVNAFYRSCLYKNQNALNYLYSRGLNDKIIEHFGLGYAPENSATLRLLENEKILPQEALEVGIIKQNEKGIYASFIERISFPIYNHTSRLVGFGGRTITNHMAKYVNSPQSDVFDKSKLLYGYNLAKQTIYQKKKVIITEGYLDVIMLHSAGFTNAVAVLGTALTEKHLPLLKRENINVILCFDGDEAGINAAIKSSLLLSTNEIDGSVVIIDGGADPADMVFANKIKELEELFESGIEIGEFYIRQIALKYDLERPMQKQKCLDEITQFTNKLKPVVSVSYNSLVSELIGVSVNLAHNFKQESFKHQKQEIVNNVNIDNKISKDLLELSILKTMFSNENFKKFIISNVSNSYFFNHSDIFSAILNLEKVEENTSLRELWLDDSAIVIEDFDKLQIAINNLKIKYFENLQMNKRNSKDKDKLEVLEKIAKIIKGLKDKNESIGVI, from the coding sequence ATGATAGAACAAAAAAGTATTGATAGGTTATTAGAACAAGTTGATATTGTTGATGTTGTAAGTCATTATGTGGATGTTCAAAAATCAGGGGCAAATTATAAATGTGTTTGTCCATTTCACGATGATAGAAATCCAAGTATGAGTATAAGTCCGCAACGACAAATTTATCACTGTTTTTCTTGTAAAGCTGGTGGAAATGCTATAAAATTTATTATGGATTTTGAAAAGCTAAACTATCCAGAGGCGATAGAAAAACTTGCTAGTATTTCAAACTTTACATTAGAATACACAAATAATAACAGTAAACCCATACAAAATAAACAGATTTTAGAAAATGTAAATGCCTTTTATCGTTCTTGTCTTTATAAAAATCAAAATGCATTAAATTATCTTTATTCAAGAGGTTTAAACGATAAGATTATAGAGCATTTTGGACTTGGCTATGCACCTGAAAACAGTGCTACTTTAAGGCTTTTGGAAAATGAAAAAATTTTACCACAAGAGGCACTTGAAGTAGGGATAATAAAACAAAATGAAAAAGGAATTTATGCTAGTTTTATTGAAAGAATAAGCTTTCCTATATACAATCACACATCAAGACTTGTAGGATTTGGTGGTAGGACTATCACAAATCATATGGCAAAATATGTAAATAGTCCGCAAAGTGATGTTTTTGATAAGTCAAAATTGCTTTATGGTTATAACCTAGCAAAGCAAACAATATATCAAAAAAAGAAGGTTATCATAACTGAGGGCTATCTTGATGTTATTATGCTTCATTCTGCCGGTTTTACAAATGCTGTTGCTGTTTTAGGAACAGCGCTTACAGAGAAGCATTTACCACTTTTAAAACGTGAAAATATAAATGTAATCCTTTGTTTTGATGGAGATGAGGCGGGTATAAATGCTGCTATAAAATCAAGCTTGTTGCTTAGTACAAATGAGATAGATGGTTCTGTTGTTATTATAGATGGTGGTGCTGACCCAGCTGATATGGTGTTTGCTAACAAGATAAAAGAGTTAGAAGAGTTGTTTGAGTCAGGAATAGAAATAGGGGAGTTTTATATAAGACAAATAGCCCTTAAATACGACCTAGAACGTCCTATGCAAAAACAAAAGTGTTTAGATGAGATAACACAATTTACTAACAAACTAAAACCTGTTGTTAGTGTTAGTTATAACAGTTTGGTCTCAGAACTAATTGGTGTTAGTGTAAATTTGGCTCATAATTTCAAACAAGAGAGTTTTAAACATCAAAAACAAGAGATAGTAAATAATGTAAATATTGATAATAAAATTTCAAAAGATTTGCTAGAACTTTCTATTTTAAAGACTATGTTTAGTAATGAAAATTTCAAAAAATTTATAATTAGCAATGTAAGTAACTCTTATTTTTTTAATCATTCTGATATTTTTAGTGCGATTTTAAATTTAGAAAAGGTTGAGGAAAATACGAGTTTAAGGGAACTTTGGCTTGATGATAGTGCGATAGTTATAGAAGATTTTGATAAATTGCAAATAGCTATTAATAATTTAAAGATAAAATATTTTGAAAATTTGCAGATGAATAAAAGAAATAGTAAAGATAAAGACAAGCTGGAAGTTTTAGAAAAAATTGCAAAAATTATAAAAGGATTGAAAGATAAGAATGAAAGCATTGGCGTTATTTAG